ttttttttgtccttttttctcAGAATCTGGATCTTCTAAAGTGATTTCGATCGCAGTTGACTGGAGCTGTGCTGAATTTTgcctgcaaacaaacaaaacaaaaacaaaaaaacaaaacaaaacaaaacaacaacaacaacaaaatcaaacgttTGAACACCTTTATAAAAGTTAAAGTTTACTCATCGTCAGCTTGGGAATCTGTCAGCATCAATACTAGGTTTCTTAGATAACAGGACTGTTTGAGCTAAGAAATTTGTGAGGGAATAAACGcctttctgaagaagaagaagaaagtcactCCTTCAACAGCCTttaaaaaccagaagaagaagaacaagaacaaacaagttCTCTCAAACGCTCTCAAACAAACGAATCACCAGGCTTACCctgaaaacaacgacaaaaaacaacaaaaacaaaaacgacggAAACGAGCCTTCCTCTTCAAATCAACTCAATGATGTCTTCCGCCTTAAAACATCGTCCTCAGCCTTCGATTCTTCGTAACAACAGCAGCCACAGCAGCAGGGTACCCTTCTTCACCCTGCCCCaattcctcctcgtcttcctcttcctcctcctcctctcccccatctcatCCCAGGCCCACAACCACCCCGAAGAGTCCCGAGCTCGCCGTGGCGGAGGCGGAGGTGGCGGCGTTGGTGTTGCCATGAAGCCACGTGGCGCCGCTTTCAGCTCGTGGGCAGCCGGTGGACTCAACTGCACGTGCGCACGTGAGCTGAACCTgctgaagaaggaggtggaggaggagagggttcAGAGGCTGGAGCTGAAGGGAGCCCTGGAGACCTACGTGTCCGAGCTGTACGACGTCAGAGCCCTGGTGCAGGGTCTGGTCAAGAACGGGAGCGCCGCGGGTCGTGGTTCCAGTCCCAAGGAGCTTGGTGAGGCTTGTGAAGAGcggtgtgtgtggttgaggtgggtgggtgggtaggggatggggggatgtgggtggtggaaggagggtgggtagtgtggtgtggtgtggtgtggcgtggtgtggtgtcgtctggtgtggtgtggtggggcgtggtgtggtgtcacggggtgtggcgtggtgtgg
The sequence above is drawn from the Babylonia areolata isolate BAREFJ2019XMU chromosome 26, ASM4173473v1, whole genome shotgun sequence genome and encodes:
- the LOC143300710 gene encoding uncharacterized protein LOC143300710, which codes for MMSSALKHRPQPSILRNNSSHSSRVPFFTLPQFLLVFLFLLLLSPISSQAHNHPEESRARRGGGGGGGVGVAMKPRGAAFSSWAAGGLNCTCARELNLLKKEVEEERVQRLELKGALETYVSELYDVRALVQGLVKNGSAAGRGSSPKELAPAEGSSSRRTPSISFSAKLSYNRELKPLDTVIFDTVLTNNGQAYSAETGKFTTPLPGTYVFFATILSGYNTKVESALIVNDKEVARMYSGAHDAHGSGSNAAILNLRSGDSVWVRLLFQGGSHVHGFYSSFSGAILAEEEQQQQQQQ